A segment of the Candidatus Pelagisphaera phototrophica genome:
TCATTGTCCTCCAGGTGTGTGTGCCCCAAGGCTTCAAGGAGGGAAGCGCTTTCAGGGTTTTTTAAAGCTGCTTTGCCCAGGATCTTGAGGGCTTCTGAAGTTTCATTCCTCTGTCTTGCTTGATCGGCCTCGTTCAGAGCGAGATTGATGCGCTCTTCACGGTTTGCACATCCAGACAAGATCGATAGAGTGCCTGCGATGGTCGCGATATAGGAAAGGCGCTTGGCAATGGAATATGTCTTGTGCATGCGAGCGGGAGGACGGCGAGAGGGCTTAATGGCTGAAAGCGTCCTGAGTTTCTATTAAGGTCTGTGGTAACTTTTAGGTCTTTAGGATTGCGTTTTACAAACTAATTGTGCGGTTCGATAGATGCGAATCCGAGCGTTCAAGATGAGTACTGTCAAGCAACGCTGCCTAAAGCTTGATGATTCTCTAAATATTTGGCAACCTTGGCTCGTTATATTGTCTGTTCTAAGCCCTTATATCGCCAATGTACACCCACAAAATTCTATACTTCCTGAAGCGTGAGTTCATCCTCTTGCTGATTTTGGTCGGCGTTTTGTTGCTGGAACAGGTTAGGGGACAGAATCTGATTGGGGAGTTCCAGGAAAAGTCGGAACCATCTAATCGGGTTTTTAACTTTCAACTAAGAAACTTTTCCCAGTCGAGTTACTCAGAAGCGGTCGAGAATTTATTGGGTATCTATGAACGATCACAAAAGGTGGATTTTACGCCCGGCGGGAAGAGAAAGGTTGGGCTCAAGGTATACAGCGAGTCAGGTCCTGGATTAAGCACGCCGGAGTCGCTTGTGGAGGCGGTGGTACAGTCTCTCATTAAGCGCGGCTATGAGCGTTCGGACATATTTATTTTAGGCCTCAATGGGCGCATGCTTCGGGAATCCGGATTCTTGCCTCCCTTAAGTGAGCGCTCGATGTATTTTAACCGAGTGTTCGTACGCTCGCTTGATTCCGGCGAGTACTACAATGCCAAATGGTTTTATGACAGTCCGCTCCCAGCCAAGTCCGCTCAATACTGGATCAACATAGAAAAAGAGAATGCGATCGGCGAACGGGGTGACGACGCAAACGAGCGCAAAAGCTATTTGCCGATGCCGCTGATGCACGAGGTCGATTTTTGGATAAACTTACCTTGCTATTCGGACCATCCAACCTTGGGAGTAAATGGAGCTCTGATGAATGCGACGATGTGGAATGCAAGCAACACCACTCGCTTTCTAAGAAGCCCCGCCTCGGCGCCTGTGGCCGTTGCGGAAATGGGGGCAGTTCCCGAGCTGCGGGAGACTTGGGCTCTGAACATAGTGAGTCTGCAGCGGTTTCAGTATGTAGGCGGACCGATTTTCAATTCGATGTATACCGTTTCGGAACCGCTTGTGATGCTGTCGGATAATCCGGTGCTTCTTGATTCAATCATGCGCGAACGCATTAACCAATATCGAACTAAAAATGGGTTTGCTCCGCTGCCGCAGGAATTGAAAATATTGGCCTATTCTGAGCAACTCGGTCTTGGCGAGAAGGATGCGAGTTTTGCGAATCTCGTCTCGGTCAACTAGATCGCAACTTATCCAAAATTTGAACTCCCATCTCTCTAGTACCACAAAGATCGAGGTTTCCACTTCGAAAGAGTCCTATCCGATATACATTGGACGAGGACTGGAATATGCTCTAAAAAGCGAAATCGAAGGGCTGGCTCGATCAGGCTCAAAAGTAGCTGTCGTTACCGATTCTTCCGTTAGGGCGGTTTTGTGCCGGTTCTTTGATTCGGCTTTGGGTGAGTTGCCGATCCTCGAAATCCCATTTGGAGAAACGAGCAAGAGCATCGTGCAATATGAACGCGTTTTAGATTTTTTTGCCTCCAATGGCCTTGATCGCGGTGGAGTGGCCGTTGCCGTGGGCGGCGGTGTTATTGGAGACCTTACCGGTTTTGCCGCAGCATCGTGGCTTCGAGGAATAAGATTTATCCAAATACCAACTACACTTCTGTCGATGGTTGATAGCTCGGTGGGAGGTAAGACGGGGATTAATATTGCGGCGGGCAAGAACCTTGTAGGCGCATTTCACCAGCCGATTGCGGTCTATGAAGACTTGAATTTGTTGGCATCGCTTCCATCCCGAGATTTCTGTGCGGGTATGGCCGAGGTCATGAAGTACGGAATGCTGGCAGACTCGGATCTTTTCGAGATGCTGGAGAGACAGCCATTAACCGACTCTAGGGATCATCGGCTCGGCTCAGTCGTTGAACGGAATTGCCAAACGAAAGCTAACGTCGTCAATGCGGATGAAAAGGAACTTACAAGCTCGGGAGGGCGAGCTCTGCTCAACTTGGGGCACACGTTCGGGCACGCAATCGAGAACGTTGCGGGGTATGGGGAATACTTACATGGTGAGGCGATAGCGGTTGGCTTTGTCGCTGCTGCCCGGTTAAGCGCCGATTTTGGATACATCGAGCAAAGTGATGTGGATCGGGTCGTTAAGGTGGTCAAGGCTCACAAACTTCCGGATCAACTGAAGAGCCCATTGAAATTAGACGCTCTTTTCTCTGCCATGCAGAAAGATAAGAAAGTGCGGTCTGGAAAGCTGAGATTTGTGGTATTGGAGTCGATTGGGCGAGCGATTACCAAGGATGATGTCCCGTTAGAGAAGGTTGAGGAAGTGTGGCGTACGGTTGGAGGTATTGATTGAGTTGCTACGTCACTCTAATCGGATTTGAGTAGATAGTTGATGGATGAGTTGATTGTCAAAGAGTACCTGGAGTTGAACGGTTTTGTGACAATCCCGTTGCGGAAGGGGCGCTCGCAGTCGAAGCGATCGTTGCAGGGGGAGGGGGTCGATCTTTATGCGAGGAACATGAAATTCATCGAAAAGGAGCGCGATCCCTCGTTTTTGCTCTTCTCGAGCGAACTCAGACACCTCAGGAGCGCGATAATTTGTGTGAAAGGATGGCATGGAGAGAAGGCGGCTTTGGGCAATGTTGCGAATGGAGCGGACATGCTAAAATACGTGGAGGGGAATGTGCTCAAAAAAGTCGAAAAATGGTTCGAGCCTGTTAACTGGAGAGAATTAGGGGAACCCGTCATGCCAAAGAAGATTCTCGTCGCTCCGGCTTTTCCCACTCAGGAGGTGTATAGAGCACGGATTGTTACTGCTCTGAAAGAAAGAGGAGTGGATGGGATTCTCTCGTTCAAGTCGATCTTGTTAGACATTATCGACCGTGTTGACCCGCGCCAGGTCTACCCGGGTTCAGAATTACTGCAGTTCGTTCGCACACTCAAAACGTTTGATTTAGTAAAGGATTCCCAGATGAATTTCCTTGGCTGAACTCGTATATGTGCGACGTCATCTCATCTAAGTGCTTACTTGAGTTGATCCAGTGCGGATCAGGAGAAACAATTATATCTTTATCGAAGTTGGTACAGGTAAAAATCAGTGTAATATGGAAATGGTTATCTGTTAGAATCGCGATTGTGTCGATTGGTATCAGGAAGCTTCAGATCGGAGAATATATAGAGGAGGGTGTCACTTAGTTAATGAATATTCCAAGAATAGCGATTACCTGCGGCGATCCAGCCGGAGTTGGACCTGAGCTGGTCAGAAAGTGCTTTTCTAGTCGTGAAAAACACGATTCGGAGTTTACATTAATTGGTCCTCAAAAGTGGATTGATGAGGTAAAGTCGGAATCCCAGATTAGGTTGGGCTCGCTCGCGGTCGGCTTAGCTAGCTCCCATTATGTTCCCGGTGAACCCACACATGAAAGTTCTAAGATTGCATTGGAAGCAATGGAACGAGCAGCCAGGGGATGTGGTGTTGGCGAATTTGACGGAGTGGTAACGGGGCCGATTTCCAAGGCACGTTGCGTAGAGGTGGGGTTCTCTCATCCAGGCCAAACTGAGTTTTTTGCCAGTCACTGGGGTGGAACTCCGACTATGGGTTTTGTGGGGGAACGTTTGAAAGTGGTCTTAGCTACCTGGCATATTCCTTTGGCGGCAGTTCCCTACCACCTGACAGAGTCGTGCTTATCTATGGCGATTGATCGGGCTAACGATTTGGCGAAGCGCCTTGATATTCCAAATCCTCGCATTGGTGTTTGTGGTCTGAATCCTCACGCGGGAGAGGAAGGGCTTATCGGAAATGAAGAGGGCGCGGTTTTCAACCCGCTCATTGCCCAGTTGAGAGAGGTCGTTCCCGGTTTGAGTGACTGTCAGCCCGCTGACACGATTTTCCACAGAGCGGTTAATGGTGCTTTTGATGTGGTGGTGGCCCTTTACCATGACCAAGGATTGGCTCCTCTAAAAACGATAGAATTTGATACGGCAGTTAATGTGACACTGGGATTACCTTTCGCTCGCACGAGTCCGGATCATGGAACCGGATACGATATTGCGGGGTCAGATGCAGCCTCCCACCGGAGCTTTTCCAGAGCCATCGACCTTGCGGGGAAGCTGGCAAAGGGGCAGGTAATGGTTTGATAGGTGGACAAGATTAGCTTGTGTGAGCCTGAAAACGACCGATATTTAGCGACCATTGAGAACAACGAGTGACATTGAATTGCCTGAGGGGGTTCGGTTGGGTGACGATCGTCTAATCAATTTGACTGAACCCGCGCGCAGGAAAGTTGAAGCCCTTTTGGAAAAGGAGAAAGAGCCCTCTTTCTTGCGGGTTGGCATATCTGGGGGTGGTTGCAACGGTCTCTCTTACAAGATGAAATTCGTTCCGGAAGCGAGGAAGGGGGACATCTTAGTTCCATTTGGCGATGCCAAGGTGCTCGTTGATAGTAAAAGCGCGCTTTATCTCAAAGGCACTAACTTGGATTATTCAGATGCATTGATTTCGGGAGGTTTTAAGTTTTCCAATCCCAACGCGACTTCAAGTTGTTCCTGTGGCGAGAGCTTCAGCATCTGATGAATACCCAAGAGTTAGCTTACTCGAACTAGTCAGGAAAAGTGTTGATATGAGGAATCTTTTGCGGGATAAGCATTCAAAATAGCTACAAACTAAGAGTAATCATAAACTAATTAATGCCAAGACCACGAGGTAAACGGAGGCCGCCCAGAAAGCCGGATCCATTCGCAAATATAAGACGCAACCATCGGATTCGCGTTCCAAAAATCCGAGTAGTTGGTCCTGATGGGAACCAAGTAGGCCTCATGGACACCAAAGAGGCATTGGCAATCGCTCAAGAAGCAGGCTTGGATCTGGTTGAAGTTGCCGGACAGGCGAGGCCGCCGGTTTGTCGAATAATGGATTTCGGCAAATATGTCTACGAGCAACAAAAGAAGGCAAAGGACTCGAAGGGAAGCTCGAGCAAAACGAAAGAGGTCAAATTCCGACCCCGCGTGGATGTCCACGATTTCATGACGAAATTGCGTAGAGCGGAGGAATTCTTAGACAAGGGAAACAAAGTAAAGCTTACTCTGTCTTTCCGCGGTCGGGAAATGGCCCATACGGAAATTGGATTTGATACGATTCGAAGAGCGATAGCGGACATCGCCCACATGGCGACTCCCGATAACGAGCCAAGGCTGATTGGCAGAAATATTAACGTTATGCTGACACCTCTTCCAGCAAACAAAAGAAAACCAAAGTACAGCCATCATCTTGTGGATTCCGAGCACGAGGAGGATGAAGACCTCGAGGATGATGATGCGGCGGATGTAGAGCCCGATGTAGAGGATCGGGTCTCCTCGGATTAAGGCTGAATTTATTTGGGAAAGATGAGAGCTGCGCAAAGCAAACTCCAGCGTTTGCTAGTTTTTATGGGATGTGCGGTTCTGTTTCTATGCTCCTGTCAAACTCCACAGTCGGAGGTAGCGGATCCAGGAGAAACCGCTGTAGCCCCTGAATTAGGAGTCGAACCGAATCAGATGAAGACAGTTGAACCTGTTTCTGAGCCCGGGCCAATTGTTCCACTTGAAAAGAGTAAAAAGCCCACTCCGAAGGCCGCGGGAATATTTAAGCAGGCAGATCAACGAGGGGCTCGTGTTACCGAAAAGGGCGATGGAGTCTGGCTGATTGAAAAGGGGGAGCGAAGGTTTGAGTTGAGGGAGCAAAGTCGACAAGCAATTCTGAATGGAACAGTTGTTTACCTGAACGAGGTCTTCGCTGAAAAAGAGGGAAACTTTGCTTTAAGTGATTCAGACTTCGAATACACGTTGCGTCCGGCCCTCGATCCACCGGAGATTGTGCTAAGGTCAAAGACCGTTGTTCTAGATCCTGGCCATGGGGGAGCGGAGCCGGGATCCGTAAACCGATCCTTGAGCATCCTCGAGAAGGATCTTAACCTGGATGTATCGCTTCGATTGCAAAAGCTGATGGAGGAGAATGGTTTCAAAGTGGTATTGACTCGCTACAACGACCGACTTGTACCTTTGGAGGATCGGTCTCAAATCGCGAACAGGTCAAATGCTGGCGTATTCGTTAGTATTCACTTTAATGCGGCTTTTAACAAAGAAGCCTCGGGTGTAGAAACCTATTTGCTGACGCCTCAAAATTCGGCGTCAACAAATGATGATGCAATCGGTTCCAGTGAACCTTCCTACCAG
Coding sequences within it:
- the aroB gene encoding 3-dehydroquinate synthase, which gives rise to MNSHLSSTTKIEVSTSKESYPIYIGRGLEYALKSEIEGLARSGSKVAVVTDSSVRAVLCRFFDSALGELPILEIPFGETSKSIVQYERVLDFFASNGLDRGGVAVAVGGGVIGDLTGFAAASWLRGIRFIQIPTTLLSMVDSSVGGKTGINIAAGKNLVGAFHQPIAVYEDLNLLASLPSRDFCAGMAEVMKYGMLADSDLFEMLERQPLTDSRDHRLGSVVERNCQTKANVVNADEKELTSSGGRALLNLGHTFGHAIENVAGYGEYLHGEAIAVGFVAAARLSADFGYIEQSDVDRVVKVVKAHKLPDQLKSPLKLDALFSAMQKDKKVRSGKLRFVVLESIGRAITKDDVPLEKVEEVWRTVGGID
- the pdxA gene encoding 4-hydroxythreonine-4-phosphate dehydrogenase PdxA, giving the protein MNIPRIAITCGDPAGVGPELVRKCFSSREKHDSEFTLIGPQKWIDEVKSESQIRLGSLAVGLASSHYVPGEPTHESSKIALEAMERAARGCGVGEFDGVVTGPISKARCVEVGFSHPGQTEFFASHWGGTPTMGFVGERLKVVLATWHIPLAAVPYHLTESCLSMAIDRANDLAKRLDIPNPRIGVCGLNPHAGEEGLIGNEEGAVFNPLIAQLREVVPGLSDCQPADTIFHRAVNGAFDVVVALYHDQGLAPLKTIEFDTAVNVTLGLPFARTSPDHGTGYDIAGSDAASHRSFSRAIDLAGKLAKGQVMV
- a CDS encoding HesB/IscA family protein — its product is MRTTSDIELPEGVRLGDDRLINLTEPARRKVEALLEKEKEPSFLRVGISGGGCNGLSYKMKFVPEARKGDILVPFGDAKVLVDSKSALYLKGTNLDYSDALISGGFKFSNPNATSSCSCGESFSI
- the infC gene encoding translation initiation factor IF-3 produces the protein MPRPRGKRRPPRKPDPFANIRRNHRIRVPKIRVVGPDGNQVGLMDTKEALAIAQEAGLDLVEVAGQARPPVCRIMDFGKYVYEQQKKAKDSKGSSSKTKEVKFRPRVDVHDFMTKLRRAEEFLDKGNKVKLTLSFRGREMAHTEIGFDTIRRAIADIAHMATPDNEPRLIGRNINVMLTPLPANKRKPKYSHHLVDSEHEEDEDLEDDDAADVEPDVEDRVSSD
- a CDS encoding N-acetylmuramoyl-L-alanine amidase family protein gives rise to the protein MRAAQSKLQRLLVFMGCAVLFLCSCQTPQSEVADPGETAVAPELGVEPNQMKTVEPVSEPGPIVPLEKSKKPTPKAAGIFKQADQRGARVTEKGDGVWLIEKGERRFELREQSRQAILNGTVVYLNEVFAEKEGNFALSDSDFEYTLRPALDPPEIVLRSKTVVLDPGHGGAEPGSVNRSLSILEKDLNLDVSLRLQKLMEENGFKVVLTRYNDRLVPLEDRSQIANRSNAGVFVSIHFNAAFNKEASGVETYLLTPQNSASTNDDAIGSSEPSYQGNQTDLLNFELGYRVQSRLIADLQRVDRGIKKARFKVLKDLECPGLLIECGFLSHGKEAPLINTPVYRQKLAESLSYSLTSILMASRIVSSDR